The window TATGCTCAAGTACTTCACCGGTTCCGAGAGAGTTTCAAGACCCGAACAATACAGATGCTCTGCTTCACTGCGACGGTCTTATGCTGTGTAGACTTCGTGGCTGTCACGTCAAAAGTTTCGAGCCCGAGGATCCAAGACGCCCGCAAATAGCGATTTGGAATCCCGTTTTGAGAAAGGTGAAATGGATCATGCCTTCTGATTGTGTGACCGCTTACAATAACTTTGGGCTAGGTTACAAGAATCGAGGTGATTACTATTGAATATGGAATGATAATTTATTCATAACAATAGAGCTCTGTATATATACAGAGGAAGAGCTATACAATATGGAATGGAAATATACGAGGATTGATGATAGCAATCATCCTACATAATTACAGGAATAATATGAACGTTAGATATATATTGTTTCCATATCTTATATGCCCCCTCAAGATGGACCGCCATTAGCGAGGCCAATCTTGATCATCAGTGACTGAAATCGTGGTCGGGTGAGTGGTTTGGTAAGGGCATCAGCGAGTTGATCAGCAGAGCAGACATGTGAGACTCGAACGTTCCCAACCTGGACTTGATGCCGAACAAAGTGATAATCCAAGGCTAGGTGCTTCATTCGGGAATGGAACACCGGATTAGCTGCTAGGTATGTGGCTCCTATGTTGTCACAATAGACAGCCGGCACTCCTGTGGTTTTGAGACCAAGTTCACAGATGAGAGATGTGATCCAACATATTTCTGCAGTCGTTGATGCTACGGACCTGTATTCCGCCTCGGTGGAGGAGCGTGCAACACCAGTTTGTTTCTTGGAAGACCAAGCAATGGGATGACGACCGAAGTAGACTATATAGGCGCCAGTGGACGTGTAATCATCCTTGTTTCCTGCCCAGTCTGCGTCTGTGAACGCATGCAGCGTAGGAGAGTTCCGAGTAGGAAAATAAATTCCTTGATTTGCCGTTCCCGCCAAGTAACGTAGAAGTCGCTTAACAGCGTGCCAATGCTCGGTGGTGGGTTGATGGATATACTGAGAGAGTCTGTTAACGGCGAAGGAGATATCAGGTCTGGTCAAGGAGAGATACTGGAGACTACCCACTGCAGCACGGTAATGGCTAGGATCTTGCATTGGAGCACCACTATGCAGAGTGAGCGGTGTATTCGGACACATGGGAGTGGCCACTGGTTTTGCTCCTGTCATCTTGTTCCGATGTAGCAAGTCTGCAATATAGCGATGTTGTGTTAGTAATAAACCCTCAGAAGTACGATGAGCTTCCATTCCAAGAAAATAAGAGAGATTCCCCAAGTCTTTAAGAGAGAATCTGTGTGATAAGGAGTTGATGAATTGCTGTAGTTGGGCATTGTTGTTGCCGGTAAGGATTatgtcatcaacatagatgagcaTATAAAGAAGGACGCCATGAAGATTGTAGATAAAGAGACTGGGATCGGCAATAGAATTCTTGAAACCAGACTGTATCAGGAATGCGCGCAGCTCGTTATACCAAGCGCGTGGGGCTTGTTTCAGTCCGTAAACTGCTTTGCGAAGTCTACATACACCAGTTGGGTTGTCTTTCTCCGTAAACCCCGGAGGTTGCATCATATAAACCTCATCGTCCAGTTTGCCCTGCAAGAAAGCATGATTAACGTCAAATTGTCTTATAGGCCATTGATTAGAGACAGAAACACTAAGAACCAAACGTATGGTCGTTGGCTTGACGACAGGACTATAAGTTTCGGTGAAATCAATTCCAGGCCTCTGATTGTAGCCTTTCGCTACAAGACGAGCTTTGAACCTATCCACAGACCCATCCGGCTTTCTCTTGATGGTGAAGACCCATTTGCAACCAACAAGATTTATGTGCTTGTCCGGAGTAACAACATCCCACGTGTGATTTTTGAGTTGTGCATCAAGCTCCTCATACATTGCTTTGCGCCACCGGGGATCTTTCAAAGCTTCTTGAACTGAGGTTGGAATTTTCTCAGTGCAAGGGGTTACTGTAGCTCGAAGATTGAGCTTCTGGACTGGTTTACGTGAGCGTGTAGACGCCCGAGTCGGAGCTGATGTAGCTGGTGGAGCTGGTGGAGCAGCCGGAGAAGCAGTTTGGTGGGTTTGATTCTCTGCGGCGCTGttgcttgttgttgttgttggcgCGACCGGttgtgaagaagatgatggcTCAGTTGCAGGAGATGGTGCTAATGGTGCAGTTGTTGGAGCAGGCGAAGGAGATTTGATTGGAACAATAGAAACCTGTGGTATAAGGGAAGCCATATCCTCTGTAACACTTTCATCAGGAGAGACAACAGAAGTTAGTGGGTTAGGTAATGAGAAAGGAAAAACGTATTCATGAAAAGTAACGTGGCGAGACGTGTAAATACGATCTGTCACACGGTCTAAACAAAAGTATGCGCTTTGAGTGGTTGAGTAACCAAGAAAAACACATGGAGATGATCTAGAATCAAGTTTGTTTGCAGCATATGGTCGAAGCCATGGAAAACACAAACATCCAAAAATTCTAAGTTTTGAGTAATTTGGAATAGTTCCGAAGAGACTTTCAAATGGAGATTTTAGTGATAAAATTTGTGTGGGAATTCGGTTTATCAAATACACCGCAGTTGCTAGAGCATAAGTCCAATATGACTTTGGCATGGAAGCTTGCGTCAAAAGGGACAAACCTGTTTCGACAATATGTCGATGACGCCGTTCCGCAATGCCATTATGCTCGGGTGTATGGGGAGGGGTGGTGAAATGCGAAATCCCATGGGTGGATAAGTAAGTCGATAACGCCATATATTCACCACCGTTATCGGTGTAAAGAGTTTTAAGCTTGAATTGAAATCGGTTTTCAACCAGGGCTCGAAACTTCACAAAAATTTCATAAACTTGTGACTTCCTTCTTAAAGGATAAAACCAcgtatattttgtaaaatgatCAACGAAAATTACGTAGTATTTGAAACCATCGACTGAAATCAAGGGTGACGTCCAGACGTCGGAGAAAACAATATCTAGGGGATGTGTTGATTGCACCGATGATAAACCGAAAGGAAGCTTATGCATTTTATTAATTGAACAAGCACTACATGGCTTTGTGAAAGAAGCAGTAGAAGAAAAAGGTAAAGAAAACTTTGAAATCATAGTTTTAAGTATTGGTAAAGCTGGATGGCCCAAACGGGAATGCCAATCCGATAAACTAGTCTTAATAGCCGAAGCAAAAGCAAGAGATGGTGGTGTAGAAGAACGATGAGTTGGCCACTCGTAGGTGCCATTCTTAGGTTTGCCTTCCAGACGAAGCGCCCCCGTAGTCAAGTCCCTTACCTGGAAAAAGGTTGGAGTAAATGTAATCGAAGCATGGTTAGTATCACAGAGTTGAAAAACAGAGATTAAGTTCTTATCTAAAGACGGTACGTAAAGAACATTATCGAGAAAGAAAGGTCGTTTGAGAGAGG is drawn from Brassica rapa cultivar Chiifu-401-42 chromosome A05, CAAS_Brap_v3.01, whole genome shotgun sequence and contains these coding sequences:
- the LOC117134414 gene encoding putative F-box only protein 15 — encoded protein: MESKLSSMASKRSSMPSRLLSLPEEVQEEVIYRTPVEALIQSATLCKRWTALLTNKKVIHTHLDRSAERFIRSVDTVNVVDPVTRICSSTSPVPREFQDPNNTDALLHCDGLMLCRLRGCHVKSFEPEDPRRPQIAIWNPVLRKVKWIMPSDCVTAYNNFGLGYKNRGDYY